Proteins encoded in a region of the Photobacterium profundum SS9 genome:
- the pta gene encoding phosphate acetyltransferase, with product MLIPVGAGVGLTSVSLGVLRAMERKGVRVSFFKPIAQPRSGGEQPDLTTTIIRANSDMEIAEPFTMARAEELLRNDQSDVLLEDIVARFKASTAQSEVALIEGLVPTRKHPFANQINYEIAKTLGAEIVFVIAHGTDNPAQLKERIEVACSNFGGIKNKQISGVIVNKLNAPVDAEGRTRPDLSEIFDDIDGTTIPLNVEVMQVYNSSPIRVLGCAPWSPELIATRSTDIAAHLNAQIINEGDIATRRIKSVTFCARSIPNMVEHFRPGSLLVTSADRPDVIVAACLAAMNGVEIGALLLTGGYELPKPVMDLCERAFATGLPVMTALGNTWQTSLNLQSFSLEVPADDKERVEFVNEYMASHIDGQWIESLTEGSAKERRLSPPAFRYELTELARKAAKRVVLPEGDEPRTVKAAAICAERGIAECVLLGNPEEIKRVAEQQGVTLGAGVTIIDSESVRENYVKRLVELRGAKGMTDVVAREKLKDSVFLGTMMLEAGEVDGLVSGAVHTTANTIVPPFQIIKTAPDASIVSSIFFMLLPDQVLVYGDCAINPDPNAEQLAEIAIQSADSAKAFGIEPRVAMISYSTGTSGKGADVDKVREATRIAQEKRPDLIIDGPLQYDAAIMENVAASKAPNSPVAGKATVFVFPDLNTGNTTYKAVQRSADLVSIGPMLQGMRKPVNDLSRGALVDDIVYTVALTAIQAKQTENATK from the coding sequence ATGCTCATCCCAGTTGGCGCTGGTGTCGGTCTAACAAGCGTAAGCCTCGGTGTTTTACGTGCAATGGAACGCAAAGGCGTTCGTGTTTCTTTCTTTAAGCCTATCGCACAGCCACGTAGTGGTGGTGAGCAACCGGATCTGACTACAACGATCATCCGTGCTAACAGCGATATGGAAATTGCAGAACCATTTACAATGGCACGTGCCGAAGAACTTCTTCGTAACGACCAAAGTGATGTACTGCTAGAAGACATCGTTGCGCGTTTCAAAGCATCAACAGCTCAATCTGAAGTAGCATTAATCGAAGGTCTTGTACCTACACGCAAACACCCATTTGCGAACCAGATTAACTATGAAATCGCTAAAACGCTGGGTGCGGAAATCGTATTCGTTATTGCGCACGGTACTGATAACCCTGCACAACTAAAAGAGCGTATCGAAGTAGCATGTTCTAACTTCGGCGGCATTAAAAACAAGCAAATCTCAGGCGTTATTGTTAATAAACTAAACGCACCTGTAGATGCTGAAGGCCGTACTCGCCCAGACCTATCTGAAATCTTTGACGATATAGACGGCACAACTATTCCGCTAAACGTTGAAGTAATGCAAGTATACAACTCTAGCCCTATTCGTGTACTTGGTTGTGCGCCATGGAGCCCAGAGCTAATTGCAACACGTTCAACAGATATTGCAGCGCACCTTAACGCTCAAATCATCAACGAAGGTGATATTGCGACTCGTCGTATAAAGAGCGTTACTTTCTGTGCACGCTCTATTCCGAACATGGTTGAGCACTTCCGTCCTGGTTCACTACTAGTGACTTCTGCAGACCGTCCTGACGTTATCGTTGCGGCATGTCTTGCAGCAATGAACGGCGTTGAAATCGGTGCACTTCTTCTAACTGGCGGCTATGAGCTACCTAAGCCAGTGATGGATCTTTGTGAGCGTGCATTCGCAACAGGCTTACCTGTGATGACTGCACTGGGTAACACTTGGCAGACATCTCTGAATCTTCAGAGCTTCAGCCTTGAAGTACCAGCAGACGATAAAGAACGTGTAGAATTCGTTAATGAATACATGGCTAGCCACATCGATGGTCAGTGGATTGAATCATTAACTGAAGGTTCTGCTAAAGAGCGTCGTCTAAGCCCACCAGCATTCCGTTATGAATTAACAGAGCTAGCGCGCAAAGCAGCTAAGCGTGTTGTTCTTCCTGAAGGTGACGAACCACGTACCGTTAAAGCTGCAGCTATCTGTGCTGAACGCGGTATTGCTGAGTGTGTTCTTCTTGGTAACCCAGAAGAAATCAAGCGTGTTGCTGAACAGCAAGGCGTTACACTAGGTGCTGGCGTTACAATCATCGATTCTGAATCGGTACGTGAAAACTACGTTAAACGTCTTGTTGAGCTTCGCGGTGCGAAGGGCATGACTGACGTTGTTGCACGTGAAAAACTTAAAGATTCTGTTTTCCTAGGCACAATGATGCTTGAGGCAGGTGAAGTTGATGGTCTTGTTTCTGGTGCGGTTCATACCACAGCAAACACGATTGTTCCTCCATTCCAAATCATCAAAACAGCACCAGATGCTTCTATCGTATCTTCTATCTTCTTCATGCTTCTGCCTGATCAAGTACTGGTATACGGTGACTGTGCAATCAACCCAGATCCAAATGCTGAACAACTTGCTGAAATCGCAATTCAATCTGCTGATTCTGCTAAAGCATTCGGTATCGAACCTCGCGTTGCTATGATTTCATACTCTACTGGTACATCTGGTAAGGGTGCTGATGTTGATAAAGTACGTGAAGCGACACGCATTGCTCAAGAGAAACGTCCTGATCTAATCATCGATGGTCCTCTACAGTACGATGCTGCAATCATGGAAAATGTAGCCGCTTCTAAAGCGCCTAACTCTCCTGTAGCGGGTAAAGCAACAGTATTCGTATTCCCAGACCTAAACACGGGTAACACGACGTACAAAGCGGTACAGCGTTCAGCTGATCTAGTTTCTATCGGCCCTATGCTTCAGGGCATGCGTAAGCCGGTAAATGACCTTTCTCGTGGCGCACTAGTAGACGATATCGTATACACAGTTGCACTGACTGCGATTCAGGCTAAGCAAACTGAGAACGCTACGAAGTAA
- a CDS encoding acetate kinase: MSKLVLVLNCGSSSLKFAIVDAVSGEEHLTGLAECLHLPEARIKWKLDGKHEAQLGDGAAHEEALAFMVESIIASKPEFAANLAAIGHRVVHGGEKFTQSVLIDETVVKGIEDCSALAPLHNPAHIIGIKAAQKAFPALKNVAVFDTAFHQTMPEEAYLYALPYNLYTDHAIRRYGMHGTSHLFITRVTAELLEKPVDELNIINCHLGNGASVCAIKNGKSVDTSMGLTPLEGLVMGTRCGDIDPAIIFHLHDTLGYSVEKINNMLTKESGLQGLTQVTSDCRFVEDNYGKKEEATRAMDVFCHRLAKYVAGYTATLEGRLDAITFTGGIGENSAPIREMVLNRLAILGVEVDVEANLKARFGKEGVITTANSRVPAMVVSTNEELVIAEDTARLAAI, encoded by the coding sequence ATGTCTAAGCTGGTTCTAGTTCTTAACTGCGGTAGTTCATCTCTTAAATTCGCTATTGTTGACGCTGTTTCAGGTGAAGAGCACCTAACAGGTCTTGCAGAATGTCTGCACCTTCCAGAAGCTCGTATCAAGTGGAAACTTGATGGCAAGCACGAAGCTCAACTTGGCGATGGTGCTGCTCACGAAGAAGCGCTAGCATTCATGGTAGAAAGCATCATTGCTTCTAAGCCAGAATTTGCCGCTAACCTAGCAGCTATCGGTCACCGTGTAGTTCACGGTGGTGAGAAGTTCACTCAATCTGTTCTTATCGACGAAACAGTAGTTAAGGGTATCGAAGATTGTTCTGCACTAGCACCTCTTCATAACCCTGCTCACATCATCGGTATTAAAGCGGCACAGAAAGCATTCCCAGCACTTAAAAACGTTGCTGTATTCGATACTGCTTTCCACCAGACTATGCCTGAAGAAGCGTACCTATACGCACTTCCGTACAACCTATACACAGACCACGCTATCCGTCGTTACGGCATGCACGGTACTTCTCACCTGTTTATTACACGTGTAACAGCTGAGCTACTAGAAAAGCCAGTTGATGAACTAAACATCATCAACTGTCACCTAGGTAACGGTGCTTCTGTTTGTGCAATCAAGAACGGTAAATCTGTAGATACATCTATGGGTCTTACTCCTCTTGAAGGTCTAGTAATGGGTACGCGTTGTGGTGATATCGATCCTGCGATCATTTTCCACCTACACGATACACTTGGTTACTCTGTTGAAAAAATCAACAACATGCTAACTAAAGAGTCTGGCCTTCAAGGTCTAACTCAAGTGACTTCTGACTGTCGCTTCGTTGAAGACAACTACGGCAAGAAAGAAGAAGCAACTCGTGCAATGGACGTATTCTGTCACCGTCTAGCTAAGTACGTTGCTGGTTACACTGCAACACTAGAAGGTCGTCTAGACGCAATCACTTTCACTGGCGGCATCGGTGAAAACTCAGCTCCTATCCGCGAAATGGTTCTTAACCGTCTTGCTATCCTAGGTGTTGAAGTTGACGTTGAAGCAAACCTTAAAGCACGCTTCGGTAAAGAAGGTGTTATCACGACTGCAAACAGCCGTGTACCTGCAATGGTAGTTTCGACTAACGAAGAACTAGTTATCGCAGAAGATACAGCGCGTCTAGCTGCTATCTAA